One window of Vibrio sinaloensis genomic DNA carries:
- a CDS encoding bifunctional aspartate kinase/homoserine dehydrogenase II → MSKTPRQLHKFGGSSLADPDCYQRVAGILKQYSNSDDLIVVSAAGKTTNRLIAFTEALHKDGRLAHEELQSLRQYQSELIESLIEGEAQQQLLATLHDEFSTLGELTAPLTQADKASVLGHGEVWSSRLLAALLNQNGLAAVAQDARSFLRAESGTQPEVDFGASYPLIKEALIQHAHHRVVITGFMARDTQGHTVLLGRNGSDYSATVIGALAEVSRVTIWSDVAGVYSADPRLVSDACLLPLLRLDEASELARLAAPVLHSRTLQPVAQSTMDLHLRCSYQPESGSTRIERVLASGRGAKIISSLDEVLLIQLSFAAGHNFERLEREVLSSLKRAQLEPLTYEAQPDKHRINLAYTSEIVGGALEHLQDVAFEAELKLKEGYSMVAAVGAGVTKNPNHCYGFYQQLKNAPVEFISESLSGLSLVAVLRQTQTHPLVKAIHSQLFQAQKRVAIALCGKGNIGSSWLTLFSEQKTELEKRHGMNFELVAVIDSQTYWFNPAGIDPNQVSAHFDEEAVSYQDGQWIEKLGAIQGYDDLVVLDVTASKELAGRYLEIAEQGMHLISANKVAGSASSQYYHQVQDAFAKINRHWLYNATVGAGLPINHTVRDLRESGDDITALSGIFSGTLSWLFQQYDGSVPFAELVDLAWQQGLTEPDPRSDLDGSDVMRKLVILARESGLALEPEAVKVESLVPDELAELSLDEFFDNSQLLSELLAERLQKAQREDKVLRYVARLEKNGKATVGVEALSKEHALANLLPCDNIFAIESKWYKDNPLVIRGPGAGREVTAGAIQSDLNLLSSLL, encoded by the coding sequence ATGTCTAAGACTCCTCGCCAACTGCATAAATTTGGTGGCAGCAGCCTCGCTGACCCAGATTGCTATCAACGCGTTGCGGGCATTTTAAAACAATACTCAAACAGCGACGATCTGATTGTTGTCTCTGCCGCAGGCAAAACCACCAATAGATTGATCGCCTTCACCGAAGCGTTACATAAAGATGGCCGCCTCGCCCATGAAGAGTTGCAATCTTTACGTCAATATCAGTCTGAGCTTATCGAATCACTGATTGAGGGCGAGGCTCAGCAACAGCTGCTCGCCACACTACACGATGAGTTCAGTACGCTCGGCGAGTTGACCGCACCGCTAACTCAAGCAGACAAAGCATCGGTGTTGGGCCATGGTGAAGTGTGGTCTTCACGTTTGCTTGCCGCACTACTTAATCAAAACGGATTAGCCGCCGTCGCTCAAGACGCGCGCTCATTTTTACGCGCGGAATCGGGCACACAGCCTGAGGTAGACTTCGGTGCCTCTTACCCGCTGATTAAAGAAGCCCTGATTCAGCACGCGCATCATCGGGTGGTGATCACCGGCTTTATGGCTCGAGACACACAAGGGCATACGGTTCTGCTCGGTCGTAATGGCTCAGATTATTCCGCTACCGTTATTGGCGCACTGGCGGAAGTGAGCCGTGTGACTATCTGGAGTGACGTCGCTGGGGTATACAGTGCCGACCCAAGACTGGTCAGCGACGCTTGTTTGCTGCCGCTACTCAGACTCGATGAAGCCAGCGAGCTCGCGCGCTTGGCCGCGCCCGTACTGCATAGCCGCACTCTGCAGCCTGTGGCCCAGAGCACGATGGATCTGCACTTGCGTTGCAGCTATCAACCCGAGTCTGGTTCTACCCGTATTGAGCGCGTCTTGGCGTCAGGACGCGGAGCCAAAATTATCTCTTCTCTGGATGAGGTGCTGTTGATTCAACTCAGTTTCGCCGCAGGACACAACTTTGAGCGCCTAGAGCGCGAAGTCTTGTCTAGTCTCAAGCGAGCGCAACTTGAACCACTCACTTATGAAGCACAGCCAGACAAGCATCGAATTAACTTGGCTTACACCAGTGAAATCGTCGGCGGCGCTCTTGAGCACCTGCAAGACGTCGCCTTTGAAGCTGAGCTAAAACTCAAAGAGGGTTACTCCATGGTTGCCGCGGTCGGCGCTGGTGTCACCAAAAACCCGAATCACTGCTATGGCTTTTACCAACAACTCAAAAATGCGCCGGTCGAGTTCATTTCTGAGTCGCTGTCCGGATTAAGCCTAGTCGCGGTATTGCGTCAGACTCAGACTCACCCTCTGGTGAAAGCCATTCATAGTCAGTTATTTCAAGCGCAAAAGCGCGTCGCCATTGCCTTGTGTGGTAAAGGCAACATCGGCTCAAGTTGGTTAACGCTATTTAGCGAGCAAAAGACCGAACTCGAAAAGCGCCACGGCATGAACTTTGAGTTGGTTGCCGTCATCGATAGCCAAACCTATTGGTTCAATCCCGCAGGGATAGACCCGAACCAAGTCAGCGCTCATTTTGATGAAGAAGCGGTAAGTTACCAAGATGGTCAATGGATAGAAAAGCTCGGCGCAATCCAGGGCTATGATGATTTGGTCGTGCTCGACGTCACCGCCAGCAAAGAACTCGCAGGACGCTATTTAGAGATTGCCGAGCAAGGGATGCACCTCATTTCTGCCAATAAAGTTGCTGGCTCAGCCTCAAGCCAGTACTACCATCAAGTCCAAGATGCGTTCGCGAAAATTAATCGCCACTGGCTGTACAACGCCACGGTCGGTGCAGGTCTGCCGATTAACCATACGGTGAGAGATCTGCGTGAGAGTGGCGATGATATTACCGCTTTATCGGGTATTTTTTCTGGCACCTTATCATGGCTGTTTCAGCAGTATGACGGCAGCGTCCCTTTTGCAGAACTGGTTGACCTCGCCTGGCAGCAAGGGCTCACTGAGCCGGACCCTCGAAGCGACCTCGACGGCTCAGACGTAATGCGTAAGTTGGTTATCCTCGCCCGTGAGTCGGGATTAGCCCTGGAGCCAGAAGCGGTTAAAGTAGAAAGCCTAGTGCCCGATGAACTGGCTGAGTTATCACTGGATGAGTTTTTTGATAACAGCCAACTGCTGAGCGAGCTACTCGCCGAGCGGCTGCAAAAAGCGCAACGTGAAGACAAAGTTCTGCGTTATGTTGCCCGCCTAGAGAAAAACGGCAAAGCCACCGTTGGGGTGGAGGCACTCAGCAAAGAGCATGCACTAGCGAACCTGCTTCCCTGTGACAACATCTTTGCGATTGAGAGCAAATGGTATAAAGATAACCCGTTGGTGATTCGTGGTCCTGGCGCGGGGCGAGAGGTCACCGCAGGCGCAATCCAATCAGACCTCAACCTACTCTCCAGCCTACTTTAG
- the metF gene encoding methylenetetrahydrofolate reductase: MGYTHASHIDALNQNIAELSDNINVSFEFFPPSNEKMEETLWNSVHRLKELKPKFVSVTYGANSGERDRTHSIIKEIKSETGLVAAPHLTCIDASREELIQIADDYWANGIHNIVALRGDIPPGGGKPDMYASDLVELLKARHDFDISVAAFPEVHPEAKSAQADLLNLKRKVDAGANRAITQFFFDVESYLRFRDRCVAAGIDVEIVPGILPVSNFKQASRFAAQNAVKVPGWMAKQFEGLDDDPTTRQLVGASQAIDMVRILSREGVKDFHFYTLNRAEMTYALCHTLGVRPQV; this comes from the coding sequence ATGGGATACACACACGCCAGTCATATCGACGCTTTAAATCAGAATATTGCTGAACTGTCTGACAATATTAATGTGTCTTTTGAGTTTTTTCCGCCAAGCAACGAGAAAATGGAAGAAACGCTGTGGAATTCGGTCCATCGCCTGAAAGAGCTTAAGCCAAAGTTTGTTTCTGTTACTTACGGGGCAAACTCAGGAGAGCGCGACAGAACTCACTCGATCATTAAAGAAATCAAATCAGAGACTGGTTTGGTTGCAGCCCCACACTTAACCTGTATCGACGCATCCCGAGAAGAACTGATCCAAATCGCCGACGATTACTGGGCGAACGGTATCCACAATATCGTCGCGCTGCGTGGCGACATCCCACCAGGTGGTGGCAAGCCTGACATGTATGCCTCTGACTTAGTTGAGCTATTAAAAGCGCGTCATGACTTTGATATCTCTGTCGCTGCTTTCCCAGAAGTCCACCCTGAGGCAAAAAGTGCTCAGGCCGATCTACTCAACCTAAAACGCAAAGTCGACGCTGGCGCAAACCGAGCGATTACCCAGTTCTTTTTTGACGTAGAAAGCTACCTACGCTTTCGTGACCGCTGTGTCGCCGCAGGCATTGATGTCGAAATTGTACCGGGCATTCTCCCTGTCTCTAACTTCAAACAAGCCTCTCGATTTGCCGCGCAAAATGCGGTGAAAGTGCCAGGCTGGATGGCTAAACAATTTGAAGGGCTCGATGATGACCCAACCACCCGCCAACTGGTTGGTGCCAGCCAAGCGATTGACATGGTGCGTATATTAAGTCGTGAAGGGGTAAAAGATTTCCACTTCTACACACTAAACCGCGCCGAAATGACTTATGCACTTTGCCACACGTTAGGTGTGCGTCCTCAAGTCTAA
- the zapB gene encoding cell division protein ZapB — translation MSFEVLEQLEAKIQTAVDTIALLQMEVEELKEEKEKLAAEANELRSSREELEQKAQQMQQEHTAWQERIRNLLGKMDEVE, via the coding sequence ATGTCTTTTGAAGTACTAGAACAATTAGAAGCAAAAATTCAAACCGCTGTTGATACGATTGCCCTTCTACAGATGGAAGTGGAAGAGCTGAAAGAAGAGAAAGAGAAGTTAGCGGCTGAAGCAAACGAACTGCGTAGCAGCCGTGAAGAGCTGGAGCAAAAGGCGCAACAAATGCAGCAAGAGCATACCGCGTGGCAAGAGCGCATCCGTAACTTGCTGGGCAAAATGGACGAAGTTGAGTAA
- the glpX gene encoding class II fructose-bisphosphatase, protein MKRDLAMAFSRVTEGAALAGYKWLGRGDKNAADGAAVEVMRSLLNKTEISGEIVIGEGEIDDAPMLYIGEQVGLGGDEVDIAVDPIEGTRMTAMGQSNALAVLAAGEKGSFLKAPDMYMEKLVVGPGAKGCIDLNKPLKENLENIASALNKSIDTLVVVTLAKPRHDDVIAEMQAMGVRVFAVPDGDVAASILTCMPDSEVDAMYCIGGAPEGVVSAAVIRALDGDMHGRLLPRHEVKGDTEENRIYGAAELKRCEEMGVQANIVLAMEDMARSDNVIFSATGITKGDLLEGIARQGNIATTETLLIRGRCRTIRRIKSTHYLERKDPEVRDIIL, encoded by the coding sequence ATGAAACGCGATTTAGCAATGGCCTTTTCTCGAGTTACCGAAGGCGCAGCCCTTGCCGGATATAAGTGGCTGGGTCGAGGCGATAAGAATGCCGCAGACGGTGCAGCAGTCGAAGTCATGCGCAGCCTACTCAATAAAACCGAGATCAGCGGCGAAATCGTTATTGGTGAGGGTGAAATCGATGATGCACCTATGCTTTACATCGGTGAACAAGTGGGCCTTGGCGGCGACGAAGTCGATATCGCCGTCGATCCAATCGAAGGTACTCGAATGACTGCAATGGGGCAATCGAACGCCTTAGCGGTGTTGGCAGCAGGCGAAAAGGGCAGCTTTCTAAAAGCACCCGATATGTATATGGAAAAGTTAGTCGTTGGCCCCGGCGCTAAAGGTTGCATTGACCTCAACAAGCCGCTCAAAGAGAACTTAGAAAACATCGCCTCTGCGCTCAATAAGTCTATCGACACACTAGTAGTTGTTACCTTAGCCAAGCCTCGACATGATGATGTTATTGCCGAGATGCAAGCCATGGGCGTTCGCGTTTTTGCTGTGCCAGATGGCGATGTTGCTGCCTCAATTCTTACCTGTATGCCAGATAGTGAAGTGGATGCGATGTACTGTATCGGTGGCGCGCCAGAGGGCGTTGTCTCTGCCGCGGTGATTCGCGCTCTTGATGGCGACATGCATGGCCGATTACTGCCACGCCATGAAGTAAAAGGTGACACCGAGGAAAACCGCATCTATGGCGCTGCAGAACTAAAACGCTGTGAAGAGATGGGAGTACAAGCAAATATCGTACTCGCAATGGAAGATATGGCTCGCAGTGACAATGTTATTTTCTCTGCGACAGGCATTACTAAAGGTGACCTGTTAGAGGGCATTGCTCGCCAAGGCAATATAGCGACAACCGAAACCTTGCTAATCCGTGGCCGTTGCCGCACGATTCGTCGCATCAAATCGACCCACTATCTCGAGCGTAAAGATCCAGAAGTGAGAGACATTATTCTCTAA
- a CDS encoding EAL domain-containing protein, whose product MIRLVLICLLFCCRIGVASPIVIDDDFAQVKVPTPLLTAVGEPNLQAQQVLQSTTFSTEFYQQSTTPNPNHYWHQLTISAQSLSSTKSLVLLSQNHILQHLDVYLFEGDKLIQSQQLGINDRPINSQSYLDKVFRFNIESNSNLTLLISKQTDGPSIVPLKIMTDTAYNLYADQMRLFWGVVIGTFLALAIYNCVVYALNLRNTQYVWYLLFQLFIFLQFAALHGFGYLILPDQFCRWLAKHMGVLHLLLLWSALMFAKHFLEVRTYRPRVYPILEKAKWVLPILIGISLFLSEQQRMIVTSLMILPVSYLCISTAFIALKRGYTPAFSYLLSWVCTFAGATSGLLTYSGLLPVNMITLHSFIIGSLAELYLLSVGLAKRLHHQELLDKQHRLIDHSLDMPNQYFYQHAIDEMFANRGIDKNSVRLILVHIEGIEHLIGLLGNETVFKAKRSLLINLSRDISALPWHIGIEVPLLKRYFAITMPPEQTLIFADKSTPLQSQFQTLTNIWQRNLANTEYFNDLNIRMASAETDHNGRINELHQKAHMALIEAQARGVKWLEYSNEMSDKTSLRVELLHDLKLAIENDQLELHVQPQINIAQQTVVGGEALMRWWHPVHGTVSPAVFIPLAEQSGLIHSLTRMAIKKMFAWMGRHQFPITLSINISVMDLRQHDFISFLRSARERYNVIPSQFSLEITESQELESSQEILDKLAMIKQMGFGIALDDFGTGYSSMAYLSKLHIDEVKIDRIFIKDIHHSQINQTIVKTLISMAEALGATTVIEGIESQQELHVVEKLGGKVGQGFYWSPALNIERFEEQYLSKVVAIDKVRAKR is encoded by the coding sequence ATGATTCGACTAGTGTTGATTTGCCTACTGTTTTGTTGTCGCATAGGAGTTGCATCGCCTATTGTTATTGACGATGACTTTGCACAAGTCAAGGTTCCCACCCCACTGCTAACCGCTGTGGGCGAACCCAATCTACAGGCGCAACAAGTGTTGCAATCGACAACATTTAGCACCGAATTTTACCAGCAGTCCACTACACCCAATCCAAACCACTATTGGCACCAGCTCACCATTTCCGCTCAATCGCTCTCAAGCACCAAATCGCTAGTATTACTGTCACAAAATCATATTTTGCAACACCTCGATGTGTACCTATTCGAGGGAGATAAGCTGATACAGTCACAGCAGTTGGGCATCAATGACAGACCAATCAATTCACAAAGCTACTTAGATAAAGTGTTTCGTTTCAATATCGAGTCAAACAGTAATCTAACCTTATTGATCAGTAAGCAGACCGACGGCCCTTCGATAGTGCCGCTCAAAATCATGACTGACACCGCTTACAATCTATATGCAGATCAAATGCGCTTGTTTTGGGGAGTTGTAATCGGCACTTTTCTCGCACTGGCCATCTATAACTGTGTGGTCTATGCACTAAACCTACGCAACACTCAGTACGTTTGGTATCTACTGTTCCAACTGTTTATATTTTTGCAGTTTGCAGCGTTACATGGCTTTGGCTATTTGATTTTGCCCGATCAGTTTTGCCGATGGTTAGCCAAACATATGGGCGTTTTACACTTACTGTTGCTCTGGTCGGCTTTGATGTTTGCCAAGCACTTTCTCGAGGTCAGGACATATCGGCCACGAGTCTACCCTATACTAGAGAAAGCCAAATGGGTCCTCCCGATTCTAATTGGGATTTCGCTTTTCCTTAGCGAACAACAGCGAATGATCGTTACCTCGCTGATGATTCTACCCGTGAGCTATCTCTGTATCAGCACAGCCTTTATTGCCCTAAAAAGAGGCTATACTCCCGCCTTTTCTTACCTACTCTCTTGGGTGTGTACCTTTGCTGGCGCTACCAGTGGGTTGCTCACCTACTCGGGTCTGCTGCCTGTCAATATGATTACCCTACACAGTTTTATTATTGGTTCATTGGCTGAGCTCTATCTGCTGTCAGTCGGGCTCGCCAAACGCCTTCATCATCAAGAGCTGTTAGACAAACAGCATCGGCTAATAGACCATAGTCTGGACATGCCTAACCAATACTTCTATCAACACGCTATCGATGAGATGTTTGCTAACAGGGGGATAGATAAGAATAGTGTTCGATTGATCTTGGTTCATATCGAGGGCATTGAACACTTAATTGGCCTACTGGGAAACGAAACTGTGTTTAAAGCCAAACGTTCTTTGCTGATCAATCTATCTAGAGATATTTCGGCACTGCCTTGGCACATTGGAATTGAAGTACCTTTGCTCAAGCGCTATTTCGCAATCACTATGCCTCCCGAACAGACACTCATCTTTGCCGATAAAAGCACACCATTGCAGTCCCAGTTTCAAACACTGACCAACATATGGCAACGCAACCTAGCTAACACCGAGTACTTTAACGACTTGAATATTAGAATGGCGAGCGCAGAGACTGACCATAATGGGCGAATCAATGAACTACATCAGAAAGCCCATATGGCTCTTATTGAAGCTCAAGCAAGAGGCGTGAAATGGCTCGAGTATAGCAATGAGATGAGTGACAAAACTTCGCTTAGAGTCGAACTTCTGCATGATCTCAAACTGGCTATCGAGAACGATCAGCTTGAGCTGCACGTTCAACCCCAAATAAACATTGCTCAGCAAACCGTTGTTGGTGGAGAGGCGCTGATGCGTTGGTGGCATCCAGTCCACGGCACGGTTTCTCCAGCGGTGTTCATTCCGCTTGCCGAGCAAAGTGGGCTTATACATAGCTTAACTCGTATGGCGATCAAGAAAATGTTCGCTTGGATGGGTCGTCATCAATTTCCAATAACGCTCTCCATTAACATCTCGGTCATGGACTTGCGCCAGCATGATTTCATTTCATTCCTTCGCTCTGCTAGAGAAAGATATAACGTCATACCGAGTCAATTTTCTTTAGAGATTACCGAATCTCAAGAGCTTGAAAGCTCGCAAGAGATACTGGATAAGCTAGCAATGATCAAGCAAATGGGCTTTGGCATCGCTCTTGATGATTTTGGTACTGGTTATTCATCTATGGCATACCTAAGCAAACTGCATATCGATGAAGTGAAAATAGATCGGATCTTCATCAAAGATATTCACCACAGCCAAATTAATCAGACCATAGTGAAAACGCTTATCAGCATGGCAGAAGCACTGGGGGCAACAACGGTCATTGAAGGGATAGAAAGCCAACAAGAGTTACACGTTGTCGAAAAGCTAGGGGGTAAGGTTGGACAAGGCTTTTATTGGTCGCCAGCACTAAATATAGAGCGCTTTGAGGAGCAATACCTATCCAAGGTAGTAGCCATTGATAAAGTTAGGGCAAAGCGTTAG